The region ATTTTATCTCTCTTGGTATAACCTCTTGCTAAACGAATAGCGCTCATACAAGCTTCAGTACCAGAATTTACAAAACGGATTTTATCAATATTAGGCACCATTGCAACTGCTAATTCAGCAATTTTTGTTTCTAAAGCAGTTGGTGTTCCAAAAGAAGTTCCCAATTTTGCACGTTCTATAACTGCATTTACAACAGCCTCGTGAGCATGTCCTAAAATCATTGGTCCCCAAGAATTGATATAATCGATATATTTATTTCCATCTTCATCAAATAAATAAGCTCCTTTAGCTTCTTTAACAAAAATAGGTGTTCCTCCCACTGCTTTAAATGCTCTTACAGGCGAATTAACACCTCCTGGAATAACTTTACTAGCTTCAACAAAAAGCTGGCTACTTCTTTGATATAACATTATTTTTTAGTTTTAATTTTTTGACCCACAGCAATGGCCGTATCTGAAATATTATTTAATTGTTTTAATTCTTCCACTGAAAGATTGAATTTTTTTGATAATGAATATAAAGTATCTCCTTTTTGAATTACGTATTCCCCCTCATTTAAAACAATTTCTTGTTTTGGAGTAGGAATAAAATTTCTACCTAAAACTTCATTATCTAATTTATACAACTCATATCGTTCTATTATTCCAACTAACTTAGAAGGGTACAATGTATCTGTTGCATAACCCGCTTGTTTTAAACCATTTGCCCATGCCTGATAATCTCCTTTATCTAATTTAAACAACGATTCATATCTTTTTCTTGACGTTAAAAATAGAGCATGATCACGGTAAGATTCAGCAGGATCTTTATATTTTCTAAAACATTCTTGCAAAGCATCATCGTCATGTGTAACTGTTTCACCAGTCCAACCAGTATGACATTTAATTCCAAAATGATTATTAGCTTCTTTACATAAACGACCGAAACCTGCTCCTGATTCTAATATTCCTTGCGCCATTATTATACTCGCTGGAATTCCGTATTGTTTCATGTTGGATTTAGCCGTTTCTTTAAAATCCTCTATATATTTTTTTACATCTTCTGTAGTTGCTTTAACTTTTGAAGTTGCAACTAAAATTTCACCCGTTGCATTCGTGTTTTTAGGTTTAGAAGTAGTGGGTTTTGAAGTAGTAGTTGTATTTTTACTCGGATAAGTAGTTTTTGATACTGTCTTACTTGTTCTTACTTTAGAACTTCCACAACTTATTACCAAAATGGTAAAGAAGAAGAATACTATCTTTTTAATCATACAATTATTTGTGCTTTATTTTTAATTTTCAATTTTTCATTCATTCCAACAATCCCTTGTAAACCGCCAGTATGAATAGCTAATATTTTACTTTCTTCA is a window of Flavobacterium indicum GPTSA100-9 = DSM 17447 DNA encoding:
- a CDS encoding glucosaminidase domain-containing protein produces the protein MIKKIVFFFFTILVISCGSSKVRTSKTVSKTTYPSKNTTTTSKPTTSKPKNTNATGEILVATSKVKATTEDVKKYIEDFKETAKSNMKQYGIPASIIMAQGILESGAGFGRLCKEANNHFGIKCHTGWTGETVTHDDDALQECFRKYKDPAESYRDHALFLTSRKRYESLFKLDKGDYQAWANGLKQAGYATDTLYPSKLVGIIERYELYKLDNEVLGRNFIPTPKQEIVLNEGEYVIQKGDTLYSLSKKFNLSVEELKQLNNISDTAIAVGQKIKTKK